From a region of the Triticum aestivum cultivar Chinese Spring chromosome 7D, IWGSC CS RefSeq v2.1, whole genome shotgun sequence genome:
- the LOC123164259 gene encoding uncharacterized protein isoform X2 yields MAAATLRSALLSSCALRRLASASAPRAPRLAQPKVQGFARARRSYPAAFAASAMSTSSGAKEAPANNPGLQAEVDPATKGYFMQQTYQQSSQSCRQKQAVASNLQGFKNCICIP; encoded by the exons ATGGCCGCCGCCACACTCcgctccgccctcctctcctcctgcgccctccgccggctcgcctccgcctccgcgccgCGCGCCCCCCGCCTCGCCCAGCCCAAG GTGCAGGGGTTCGCCCGGGCTCGCCGGTCCTACCCGGCGGCGTTCGCCGCCTCCGCCATGTCGACGTCGTCGGGGGCCAAGGAGGCGCCGGCCAACAACCCGGGCCTGCAGGCCGAGGTCGACCCCGCCACCAAGGGCTACTTCATGCAGCAGACA TATCAGCAATCTTCGCAATCGTGCAGACAAAAGCAAGCGGTTGCCTCCAATTTACAAGGTTTCAAAAACTGTATATGCATCCCCTAG
- the LOC123164259 gene encoding uncharacterized protein isoform X1: MVGYVLLLIYFHSISNLRNRADKSKRLPPIYKVSKTVYASPSRVNFRLDQRKAVETVPAYPNIYFSVDDFDDPFDAVVLSDPEHCYCVILNAHDGAAFPEESESSNVGSNIQSGINSGSSGENPPKVHSLPK, encoded by the exons ATGGTTGGTTATGTGCTTCTTCTAATCTACTTCCACAGTATCAGCAATCTTCGCAATCGTGCAGACAAAAGCAAGCGGTTGCCTCCAATTTACAAGGTTTCAAAAACTGTATATGCATCCCCTAGCCGTGTAAATTTCCGCCTTGATCAAAGAAAG GCTGTAGAGACAGTACCTGCATATCCGAACATTTATTTCTCAGTTGATGACTTCGATGATCCTTTTGATGCTGTG GTTTTGTCAGACCCAGAACACTGCTATTGTGTGATTCTCAATGCGCATGATGGGGCAGCATTTCCTGAAGAAAGCGAATCAAGCAATGTCGGTTCAAATATACAATCTGGGATCAACTCTGGGAGCAGTGGAGAGAACCCACCAAAGGTTCACTCTCTTCCTAAATGA